Proteins encoded by one window of Anguilla rostrata isolate EN2019 chromosome 9, ASM1855537v3, whole genome shotgun sequence:
- the and3 gene encoding LOW QUALITY PROTEIN: actinodin3 (The sequence of the model RefSeq protein was modified relative to this genomic sequence to represent the inferred CDS: deleted 2 bases in 1 codon), with protein MRAQVERMISQIALVGALCCLTLQPGFLEASSLRKITQNGAPPPDLGAVSVESDQAHGFLSRPRPKRHIDPKWHRNPPDFQAYYKYYNNIGHIEGLYEIDRIRMLYQQMRHLEHVYGPDASQYQNSLGLLPTKCDPAKDKTCKTPAAAPAGTPAPSPPPPPPPSTPAPPPPPLPMAQADVVYLCNPTDPQCRPHLVYLPTGAVPVLCDPRYHPACKPKTGEAPAPPAPPATPAPPPPPPPPAPKKSLPPPPPAPIIIKGMEYDCDPYWDPDCLIDHPPRPVKTKTPPPPPPPPPTPTPTEAEAEGGEEEEEATPVLEPKPLGKDKKPAPFLYDYRRELFDPYLYSKPAPDPE; from the exons ATGCGCGCACAG GTGGAGAGAATGATTTCTCAGATAGCCCTGGTGGGGGCGCTGTGCTGTTTGACACTCCAGCCAG GTTTTCTGGAAGCCTCTTCTCTGAGGAAGATTACACAAAATGGAG ctccgcccccggACCTCGGTGCTGTGAGCGTGGAGTCGGACCAGGCCCACGGCTTCCTGTCCCGCCCACGGCCCAAGCGGCACATCGACCCGAAATGGCACCGCAACCCGCCCGACTTCCAGGCCTACTACAAATACTACAACAACATCGGGCACAtcgagggg ctGTATGAGATTGACCGGATCCGGATGCTGTACCAGCAGATGAGGCACCTGGAGCACGTGTACGGACCCGATGCGTCTCAGTACCAGAACAGCCTGGGCCTCCTGCCCACCAAGTGTGACCCGGCCAAGGACAAGACCTGCAAAACGCCTGCTGCAGCACCCGCcggcacccccgcc ccctctcctccccccccgcccccgcccagcaccccggcccccccgcccccgcccctgcccatGGCCCAGGCGGACGTGGTGTACCTGTGTAACCCCACAGACCCACAGTGCCGCCCTCACCTGGTCTACCTGCCCACAGGGGCTGTCCCCGTGCTCTGTGACCCACGCTACCATCCCGCCTGCAAGCCCAAAACCGGGGaggcccccgccccgcctgccccgcccgccacgcctgccccgccccctcctcctccaccccccgcccccaaaaagtccctcccaccccctcccccagctcccaTTATCATTAAGGGAATGGAGTACGACTGCGACCCGTACTGGGACCCCGACTGTCTGATCGACCACCCCCCACGGCCCGTCAAAACCaagaccccgcccccaccgcccccgcccccaccgacCCCGACCCCGACCGAGGCGGAGGCCGAgggcggagaggaggaggaagaggccacGCCCGTCCTCGAACCCAAACCCCTCGGCAAGGATAAAAAACCCGCCCCCTTCCTGTACGACTATCGGCGTGAGCTGTTCGACCCGTACCTGTACTCCAAACCGGCCCCCGACCCAGAGTAA